The following proteins are co-located in the Sphingorhabdus lutea genome:
- a CDS encoding sodium-translocating pyrophosphatase — protein MSLSLIAIICGLLAVIYGFVTSRQVLGASAGNEKMQEIAAAIQEGASAYLGRQYRAIAIVGVVVAILVGWFLGVTSAVGFVIGALLSGVAGYIGMNISVRANVRTAAAAQTGLQQGLTMAFRAGAITGMLVAGLALLAISCFFYFLTDVQGMRPNDRHVIDALVSLAFGASLISIFARLGGGIFTKAADVGADLVGKVEAGIPEDDPRNPAVIADNVGDNVGDCAGMAADLFETYVVTVGATMVLIALLVKSAGDLLMPLMSLPLLIGGVCIITSIIGTYAVRLGSSNNIMGAMYKGFLLTAILSIPAIWLSISHALGGMETLIGADLEGNGGFTGRTLFYCSLLGLIVTALIIWITEYYTSTEYRPVRSIAKASETGHGTNVIQGLAISLESTALPTLVICAGIIIAHQLAGLIGIAFAATAMLALAGMVVALDAYGPVTDNAGGIAEMAGMDDSVREKTDALDAVGNTTKAVTKGYAIGSAGLAALVLFAAFTADLREFFPNLTVNFSLENPYVIVGLLLGALLPYLFGAMGMTAVGRAAGEVVKDVREQFKNNPGIMTYETKPNYARTVDLVTKAAIKEMIIPSLLPVLAPIVVYFVIAMVAGPANAFAAVGALLLGVIVGGLFVAISMTSGGGAWDNAKKYIEDGHHGGKGSDAHKAAVTGDTVGDPYKDTAGPAVNPMIKITNIVALLLLAALAA, from the coding sequence ATGTCATTATCGCTTATCGCAATTATTTGCGGTTTGCTTGCAGTTATTTATGGCTTTGTGACCAGCCGACAAGTGCTGGGCGCATCCGCCGGAAATGAAAAAATGCAAGAAATCGCTGCTGCTATTCAAGAGGGGGCAAGCGCCTATCTTGGCCGGCAATATCGTGCCATCGCCATTGTTGGTGTGGTCGTTGCCATTTTGGTTGGCTGGTTTTTGGGTGTTACATCGGCTGTTGGTTTTGTCATCGGTGCTTTATTATCCGGCGTTGCGGGATATATTGGAATGAATATTTCAGTTCGCGCCAATGTGCGCACCGCCGCCGCCGCGCAAACCGGCCTGCAACAGGGATTGACCATGGCGTTTCGCGCCGGGGCAATTACCGGCATGTTGGTCGCCGGGCTTGCATTATTGGCGATAAGCTGTTTCTTTTATTTCCTTACCGATGTTCAGGGGATGCGCCCCAATGATCGCCATGTGATTGATGCTTTGGTTTCATTGGCATTTGGCGCGTCGTTAATTTCCATTTTTGCGCGTTTGGGCGGCGGTATTTTTACCAAAGCTGCCGATGTGGGCGCCGATTTGGTGGGCAAGGTAGAGGCCGGAATTCCAGAGGATGATCCACGTAACCCCGCCGTTATTGCCGATAATGTGGGCGATAATGTGGGCGATTGTGCGGGCATGGCCGCCGATTTGTTCGAAACCTATGTGGTGACCGTTGGCGCAACCATGGTGCTGATTGCTTTGTTGGTGAAAAGCGCGGGCGATTTGTTAATGCCGTTGATGAGCCTGCCTTTGTTAATTGGCGGCGTGTGCATTATCACTTCAATCATCGGGACTTATGCTGTTCGTTTGGGCAGCTCAAATAATATTATGGGCGCAATGTATAAGGGGTTTTTATTAACCGCGATACTTTCCATTCCGGCAATTTGGCTTTCAATCAGCCATGCCCTTGGCGGTATGGAAACGCTAATTGGCGCGGATTTAGAGGGTAATGGCGGCTTTACAGGGCGCACATTATTTTATTGTTCCTTGCTAGGTTTAATCGTCACGGCGCTCATTATTTGGATTACCGAATATTATACCAGCACCGAATATCGCCCCGTGCGTTCGATTGCCAAGGCATCGGAAACCGGACATGGCACCAATGTTATTCAAGGATTGGCGATTAGTTTGGAATCCACCGCATTACCCACATTGGTTATTTGCGCAGGCATTATTATCGCGCATCAATTGGCCGGTTTAATCGGCATTGCCTTTGCTGCGACCGCCATGTTGGCCTTAGCCGGGATGGTTGTTGCATTGGATGCCTATGGCCCGGTAACCGACAATGCCGGGGGTATCGCCGAAATGGCGGGCATGGACGATAGTGTTCGCGAAAAAACCGACGCGCTGGACGCCGTTGGTAACACCACAAAGGCAGTGACCAAGGGATATGCCATTGGTTCGGCGGGTCTGGCGGCATTGGTGCTATTTGCGGCATTTACCGCCGATTTGCGGGAATTTTTCCCCAATTTGACAGTGAATTTCAGTCTTGAAAACCCCTATGTCATTGTCGGATTATTGCTGGGCGCTTTATTGCCATATTTATTTGGTGCAATGGGCATGACGGCGGTTGGCCGCGCGGCGGGCGAAGTAGTGAAAGATGTGCGGGAGCAGTTTAAAAATAATCCCGGCATCATGACCTATGAAACCAAGCCAAATTATGCACGCACCGTTGATTTGGTGACAAAGGCGGCGATTAAGGAAATGATTATTCCATCATTATTGCCTGTTTTGGCGCCTATTGTGGTTTATTTTGTGATTGCAATGGTTGCTGGTCCGGCAAATGCATTTGCGGCGGTTGGCGCATTATTGCTTGGCGTGATTGTGGGCGGTTTGTTCGTTGCCATTTCGATGACATCTGGCGGCGGCGCATGGGATAATGCCAAAAAATATATTGAAGATGGCCATCATGGCGGCAAGGGTAGCGATGCCCATAAAGCTGCGGTGACCGGCGACACGGTTGGTGATCCATATAAGGATACCGCCGGTCCAGCGGTAAACCCCATGATCAAAATTACCAATATTGTGGCATTATTATTATTGGCCGCTTTGGCCGCATAA
- a CDS encoding DsbA family protein: MTKSSISPSVKPFIILAGILAILLAAMFIWSQYGKSASSSDNEDEAAIADAGISKDERAATEAIIRQYILENPEIIPEAMERLKNKQSQANLSQAGSALLKPFANGFIGPANAKITIVEFSDYNCGFCRKSVSDIEALVATNKDVKVVFRELPILAESSQQAAFWSLAAAKQGKYQQMHNLLFAVQGLDNNIIRAQAQKAGLDMAAAEAFIKSDEAKNEIAQNIGYARQIGFSGTPTFIIGDEVIEGAVGKEKLQAAIDKARKKI; this comes from the coding sequence ATGACAAAAAGCAGCATTTCCCCATCCGTTAAGCCATTTATAATTTTGGCAGGCATTTTGGCTATCCTTTTGGCGGCCATGTTTATTTGGAGCCAATATGGAAAAAGTGCATCGTCCAGCGACAATGAAGACGAAGCCGCCATTGCCGATGCGGGGATTAGCAAGGATGAACGCGCCGCGACAGAGGCGATTATTCGCCAATATATTTTGGAAAATCCGGAAATTATTCCCGAAGCAATGGAACGGTTAAAAAATAAACAAAGCCAGGCCAATTTGTCACAGGCGGGATCGGCATTGTTAAAACCCTTTGCCAATGGCTTTATTGGCCCAGCCAATGCCAAAATTACAATAGTAGAATTTAGCGATTATAATTGCGGCTTTTGCCGTAAATCGGTTTCGGATATAGAGGCATTGGTAGCCACCAATAAAGATGTCAAAGTGGTGTTTAGGGAGCTTCCCATTTTGGCAGAGTCAAGCCAGCAAGCAGCATTTTGGTCCTTGGCCGCCGCGAAGCAAGGCAAATATCAACAAATGCATAATTTATTATTCGCAGTGCAGGGATTGGACAATAATATCATCCGCGCACAGGCGCAAAAGGCCGGATTAGATATGGCCGCTGCCGAGGCATTTATCAAAAGCGACGAAGCGAAAAATGAAATTGCGCAAAATATTGGTTATGCTCGGCAAATTGGATTTTCCGGCACCCCCACATTCATCATCGGTGATGAAGTGATTGAAGGCGCAGTGGGCAAGGAAAAATTACAAGCTGCCATTGATAAGGCGCGAAAGAAAATTTAA
- a CDS encoding cupin-like domain-containing protein has product MNDMTKIEHQVFDDEARHIFEQNYPEIPHKIKHQLEGHKLLTLDALALLGDALPPQFVEYNKGDLPIGVDPDNVPKNGMSIGDTIRNIDVAKSWAVLKNIEQNPQYEKLLLDLLAEIKPTIEDKTGAMLRPQGFIFVSSPNAVTPYHFDPEHNILMQLRGHKSMTQFPAGDVRFAPPSSHENYHSGGPRNLIWSDDFLDSGTQYTLYPGDALFVPVMAPHFVKNGSEPSISLSITWRSNWSFDEAYAHGFNGMMRKWGMSPNPPKRYPGQNKFKSIAYRAINKILPQG; this is encoded by the coding sequence ATGAACGACATGACCAAGATTGAACATCAGGTTTTTGATGATGAAGCGCGTCATATTTTTGAACAAAATTATCCAGAAATACCGCATAAAATTAAGCATCAATTAGAAGGCCATAAATTATTAACCTTGGATGCTTTGGCGTTGTTGGGCGATGCGTTGCCGCCGCAATTTGTTGAATATAATAAAGGCGATTTACCCATTGGGGTTGATCCGGATAATGTGCCCAAAAATGGCATGAGCATTGGCGATACCATTCGCAATATTGATGTGGCGAAAAGCTGGGCCGTGTTAAAAAATATTGAACAAAATCCGCAATATGAAAAATTATTATTGGATTTATTGGCGGAAATTAAACCGACAATAGAGGATAAAACAGGCGCGATGCTGCGCCCGCAGGGGTTTATTTTTGTGTCATCGCCAAATGCGGTCACGCCATATCATTTCGATCCGGAACATAATATTTTAATGCAGCTTCGCGGACATAAAAGCATGACCCAATTTCCGGCGGGCGATGTGCGTTTTGCCCCGCCATCATCCCATGAAAATTACCATAGTGGCGGGCCGCGCAATTTAATTTGGTCCGATGATTTTCTGGACAGCGGGACGCAATATACACTTTACCCTGGCGATGCATTATTTGTTCCTGTCATGGCGCCGCATTTTGTTAAAAATGGCAGCGAGCCTTCCATTTCGCTTTCCATCACATGGCGTTCAAATTGGAGCTTTGATGAGGCATATGCCCATGGGTTTAACGGCATGATGCGCAAATGGGGCATGTCGCCCAATCCACCCAAAAGATATCCTGGGCAAAATAAATTTAAATCAATCGCATATCGCGCGATAAATAAAATTTTGCCGCAGGGATAA
- the infA gene encoding translation initiation factor IF-1, translating into MAKEELLEMRGTIKELLPNAMFRVELENGHEVLGHTAGKMRKNRIRVLVGDEVLCELTPYDLTKGRITYRFK; encoded by the coding sequence ATGGCTAAAGAAGAATTACTCGAAATGCGCGGCACGATTAAGGAATTATTGCCAAATGCAATGTTCCGTGTCGAATTGGAAAATGGACATGAAGTATTGGGCCATACGGCCGGAAAAATGCGCAAAAACCGTATCCGCGTTTTGGTGGGTGATGAGGTGTTGTGCGAACTTACCCCATATGACCTGACCAAGGGCCGCATTACATATCGCTTTAAATAA
- a CDS encoding RlmE family RNA methyltransferase produces MKTKGTSGRSFGGRQKVKTAKRRSAQSTRWLERQLNDPYVKLAKAQGYRSRAAFKLLELDEKFDFIRHSKAVVDLGIAPGGWTQVIRNKRPNAPIVGIDLLPVEPIEGAVIFEMDFTDNDAPEKILEALGQMPDLIISDMAANTVGHKQTDHLRTMGLVEMAVDFAVQHLVVGGTFIAKVFAGGTDKALLDILKANFTSVKHAKPPASRKGSVEWYVIAKGKKEKAADQFIDNREIDKRENNFGEED; encoded by the coding sequence ATGAAAACCAAAGGAACAAGCGGCAGATCATTTGGTGGCCGCCAAAAGGTAAAGACCGCCAAAAGAAGATCCGCCCAATCAACCCGTTGGTTGGAACGCCAATTAAACGACCCCTATGTCAAATTGGCAAAGGCACAGGGATATCGCAGCCGCGCCGCCTTCAAATTATTGGAATTGGATGAAAAATTTGATTTCATCCGCCATAGCAAGGCCGTGGTTGATTTGGGCATTGCGCCAGGCGGGTGGACACAGGTAATCCGCAATAAACGCCCCAATGCGCCGATTGTTGGCATTGATTTATTGCCCGTTGAGCCGATTGAGGGCGCGGTAATTTTTGAAATGGATTTTACCGATAATGATGCACCGGAAAAGATTTTGGAGGCGTTGGGCCAAATGCCCGATTTAATCATATCGGACATGGCGGCAAATACGGTGGGGCATAAACAAACCGACCATTTACGCACCATGGGTTTGGTGGAAATGGCGGTGGATTTTGCGGTTCAACATTTGGTGGTTGGCGGCACATTCATTGCAAAGGTTTTTGCCGGCGGCACGGATAAGGCGCTGCTTGATATATTAAAGGCCAATTTTACCAGCGTGAAACATGCCAAACCTCCCGCCAGCCGCAAGGGCAGTGTTGAATGGTATGTGATTGCAAAGGGTAAGAAAGAAAAGGCTGCGGACCAATTTATTGATAATCGCGAAATTGATAAGCGCGAAAATAATTTTGGCGAAGAAGATTAA
- a CDS encoding Ppx/GppA phosphatase family protein, which produces MKSEYGMVDKTGPSPQRPKNAGGTGHYRSNRAARSKSAKPSTQQNFAVNNHGQRKKPLNGPAVNGSSVNDAFVNGPAKAQPKKTPQSHVNGRKTYAALDLGTNNCRLLIAKAGNANFTVVDAFSKVVRLGEGIGQTGRISDAAIERTIDALHICAQKLKRRHVILARSVATEACRRATNGPEFIERVRRETGIYLDIISAEEEARLAVMGCHVLLPPGQGPALIFDIGGGSTELVLVDTDKGIPRILDWVSIPWGVVSLTEAQPNVSSDDAQIRAQAYEEMKKIVAQAFTGFAQKINGLMAGDMRILGTSGTITTLASIYLQLDHYDRSVVDGLVVPSKDMLEISHILAGQTPRQRAEYPCVGNERSDLVVAGCAILEEILTLWPSDEICVADRGIREGILRLLMASNNKMIPQILSQKNI; this is translated from the coding sequence ATGAAGAGTGAGTACGGCATGGTCGATAAGACCGGACCATCGCCGCAACGACCGAAAAATGCTGGGGGCACTGGACATTATCGGTCAAATCGGGCGGCGAGAAGTAAGAGTGCAAAACCATCTACGCAGCAAAATTTTGCTGTAAATAATCATGGCCAGCGGAAAAAACCATTAAATGGCCCAGCAGTTAATGGTTCATCAGTTAATGACGCTTTCGTTAATGGCCCTGCAAAAGCCCAGCCTAAAAAAACGCCGCAAAGCCATGTAAATGGCCGCAAAACCTATGCCGCGCTGGACCTTGGCACCAATAATTGTCGTTTATTAATTGCCAAGGCGGGTAATGCAAATTTCACCGTGGTTGATGCCTTTTCAAAGGTTGTGCGATTGGGTGAGGGGATTGGCCAAACCGGCAGGATAAGCGACGCTGCGATTGAACGCACCATCGATGCATTGCACATTTGCGCGCAAAAATTAAAACGCCGTCATGTCATTTTGGCGCGCAGTGTCGCGACCGAGGCGTGCAGGCGGGCGACCAATGGACCAGAATTTATTGAACGGGTGCGCCGCGAAACGGGCATATATTTGGACATTATATCTGCCGAGGAAGAAGCGCGTCTGGCCGTCATGGGGTGCCATGTTTTATTGCCTCCAGGGCAAGGGCCAGCTTTGATTTTCGATATTGGCGGCGGCTCGACCGAGCTGGTCCTTGTCGATACGGATAAGGGGATACCGCGTATTTTGGATTGGGTCAGCATCCCATGGGGCGTTGTTTCATTGACCGAGGCACAGCCAAATGTAAGCAGTGATGACGCGCAAATTCGCGCACAAGCATATGAAGAGATGAAAAAAATTGTCGCACAAGCATTTACCGGATTTGCGCAAAAAATTAACGGTTTAATGGCTGGCGATATGCGAATTTTGGGCACATCAGGCACAATTACGACTTTGGCCAGCATTTATTTACAATTGGATCATTATGATCGTTCGGTTGTGGATGGCTTGGTGGTTCCATCAAAAGATATGCTGGAAATAAGCCATATTTTGGCGGGCCAAACCCCGCGTCAACGCGCCGAATATCCCTGCGTCGGTAATGAAAGATCCGATTTGGTGGTGGCGGGCTGCGCGATTTTAGAAGAAATATTGACCCTGTGGCCAAGTGACGAAATTTGCGTGGCCGATCGCGGGATAAGAGAGGGTATATTGCGCCTGTTAATGGCCAGTAACAATAAAATGATTCCGCAAATTTTAAGTCAGAAAAATATATGA
- a CDS encoding alpha/beta hydrolase family protein, with translation MKTIFAALLVASAAPIALMAGSTVSIAQDANNIKAGEGRVATEVFGRKPNMLNPVLSPSGNKIAFKSVQGSDDYIVYIDMTKKPVVPVVVLAANEVVDAGDRTVVSWRWVGEDNLVLTMQSRDIFFGQRGDVSRLVNYDLETKKLVTLAWDGAAGNGGTIMHIDHENDKILVQRSALSDRGRPEVISIDVKTGKYKNVERTNSIINSFIADSKGVVRAAYASGDDGKSRVLYRSDEKGTLKTVLKDQDKDFTGEGLIVPEIFLPNDMAYATSRHENTTALYKINMANGEVVEKVFEKEGYDINGLIRNYDGDDIVGVSVFDGQSYSEYFEPKRQQVMEFLNEEFGEKNARLASINKDFTKILVQLSKPSQAGSYYLYDLESGSFNKLGDVRNVLGNAELNPMESVYYTASDGMKIQAIVTYPRHRPSRKNLPVVVMPHGGPFGIKDEVEFGYFPWTQAMAELGYVVIQPNYRGSGGYGAEFEKEGRKPNGYGERMQDDLNDALTAFSETGLIDKNRACIMGWSYGGYATARGAQRDADKWKCAIAGAGVYDFPMMKAYDINAFGSFGAGYQATSDDLVGISSARNTDGPWAPILIVSGLRDARIPIEQARTLVSRLKGSGKKEGVDFEYIENKKGTHNLPYEDQHVEWLEGAERWLNRFNPAYIESDIDKPVPVKLMSK, from the coding sequence ATGAAAACTATTTTTGCAGCTTTACTGGTCGCTTCTGCTGCGCCAATTGCGTTAATGGCGGGCAGCACCGTTTCAATTGCACAGGACGCAAATAATATTAAAGCGGGCGAGGGACGTGTCGCGACCGAGGTTTTTGGTCGTAAACCAAATATGTTAAACCCTGTATTATCGCCATCGGGCAATAAAATCGCGTTTAAATCGGTTCAGGGTAGCGATGATTATATCGTCTATATTGATATGACGAAAAAGCCTGTTGTGCCTGTTGTTGTTTTGGCCGCAAATGAAGTGGTTGATGCGGGTGACCGCACGGTTGTTAGCTGGCGTTGGGTGGGGGAGGATAATCTTGTCCTGACCATGCAATCGCGTGATATTTTCTTTGGCCAACGCGGCGATGTGTCGCGTTTGGTGAATTATGATTTGGAAACCAAAAAATTGGTGACCCTTGCATGGGATGGCGCAGCGGGCAATGGCGGTACCATTATGCATATTGATCATGAAAATGATAAAATTTTGGTGCAACGTTCCGCATTAAGTGATCGGGGACGTCCAGAGGTTATCAGCATTGATGTAAAGACCGGAAAATATAAAAATGTTGAACGCACAAATTCAATCATCAACAGCTTTATCGCCGATTCAAAAGGTGTGGTGCGCGCGGCCTATGCCAGCGGGGATGATGGAAAAAGCCGTGTTTTATATCGTTCCGATGAAAAGGGCACATTGAAAACTGTTTTAAAAGATCAAGATAAGGATTTTACCGGCGAAGGGTTGATTGTACCGGAAATATTCCTGCCCAATGATATGGCATATGCGACAAGCCGCCATGAAAACACCACCGCCCTTTATAAAATAAATATGGCCAATGGCGAAGTGGTGGAAAAGGTTTTTGAAAAAGAAGGTTATGATATTAACGGTTTAATCCGAAATTATGATGGCGATGATATTGTCGGGGTCAGTGTGTTTGACGGCCAAAGTTATAGCGAATATTTTGAACCAAAACGCCAACAAGTCATGGAATTTTTGAACGAAGAATTTGGTGAAAAAAATGCGCGTTTGGCCTCGATAAATAAAGATTTTACCAAAATATTAGTCCAGCTTTCAAAGCCATCACAGGCAGGAAGCTATTATTTATATGATTTGGAAAGCGGCAGTTTCAATAAATTGGGCGATGTTCGCAATGTCCTTGGCAATGCGGAATTAAACCCGATGGAGTCGGTATATTATACCGCAAGCGACGGCATGAAAATTCAGGCAATTGTCACCTATCCCCGTCATCGTCCTTCGCGTAAAAATTTACCCGTTGTGGTGATGCCGCATGGTGGCCCATTTGGCATTAAAGATGAAGTTGAATTTGGTTATTTTCCATGGACACAGGCAATGGCGGAATTGGGCTATGTCGTGATCCAACCAAATTATCGTGGTTCGGGCGGCTATGGTGCGGAATTTGAAAAAGAAGGCCGTAAGCCAAATGGATATGGCGAGCGGATGCAGGATGATTTAAATGACGCGCTGACCGCATTTTCGGAAACTGGGCTGATTGATAAAAATCGCGCTTGTATCATGGGCTGGTCATATGGCGGATATGCCACCGCGCGCGGGGCACAGCGCGATGCCGATAAATGGAAATGCGCCATTGCGGGCGCGGGCGTTTATGATTTCCCGATGATGAAGGCATATGACATAAATGCATTTGGTTCATTTGGTGCGGGTTATCAGGCGACATCTGATGATTTGGTCGGCATTTCATCTGCGCGTAATACCGATGGGCCATGGGCGCCAATTTTAATCGTTTCTGGCCTTCGCGATGCACGCATCCCCATTGAACAGGCGCGCACTTTGGTGTCGCGTTTAAAGGGTTCAGGTAAAAAAGAGGGCGTGGATTTTGAATATATTGAAAATAAAAAAGGCACGCACAACCTTCCTTATGAAGATCAACATGTCGAATGGTTGGAAGGTGCGGAACGTTGGTTAAACAGGTTTAACCCCGCCTATATTGAAAGCGACATTGATAAACCCGTTCCGGTGAAATTAATGTCGAAATAA
- a CDS encoding LacI family DNA-binding transcriptional regulator, whose product MNSKTKDMDVENRVNKNPTMVDVARHAGVSLKTVSRVLNGEAHVRKKTRDAVVESANKLDYRLNLAARNLRVGAQQNILLLMNNPSRSYIQNMHFGAMMQCQQMGIQVHLNIDPLSAQQLEIIIQKLSPSGIIVAPPLCDDDSILDILHKLDTKYVAISPKNPAKTKLSVNIGDEKAAFEMTQYLIKLGHRDIGFIKGHPDHGASEKRLRGYLRALRSANITPNEDIILDGLFDYDSGLSAAQKFFNLPKYPSAIFASNDDMAAAVMSEAYRRNIRIPDDISIVGFDDSPIASVISPQLTTLRQPLEALAQRAVRLLHDNLSMMSGGQKILTLEHELIIRSSSGPMA is encoded by the coding sequence TTGAATAGTAAAACCAAAGATATGGATGTTGAAAATAGGGTAAATAAAAATCCCACTATGGTCGATGTTGCACGTCATGCTGGTGTGTCGTTAAAAACCGTCTCCCGCGTGTTGAATGGAGAGGCGCATGTCCGTAAAAAAACCCGTGATGCGGTGGTGGAATCGGCCAATAAACTGGATTATCGGTTAAATTTGGCGGCGCGTAATTTGCGCGTCGGGGCACAGCAAAATATATTATTATTGATGAATAATCCCAGCCGAAGCTATATTCAAAATATGCATTTTGGCGCGATGATGCAATGTCAGCAAATGGGCATTCAGGTGCATTTGAATATCGACCCGTTAAGCGCCCAGCAATTGGAAATCATCATCCAAAAATTATCCCCCAGTGGGATTATTGTCGCCCCCCCATTATGCGATGATGACAGTATTTTGGATATTTTGCATAAATTAGATACCAAATATGTGGCGATTTCACCCAAAAATCCGGCAAAAACAAAATTATCGGTTAATATTGGTGATGAAAAGGCCGCATTTGAAATGACCCAATATTTGATTAAATTGGGCCATCGCGATATTGGCTTTATTAAGGGGCATCCCGACCATGGGGCGAGTGAAAAGCGGCTGCGCGGATATTTGCGTGCGCTGCGTTCGGCCAATATAACCCCCAATGAGGATATTATTTTGGACGGTTTATTCGATTATGACAGCGGGCTGTCCGCCGCACAGAAATTTTTCAACCTGCCAAAATATCCCAGCGCAATTTTCGCCAGCAATGATGACATGGCCGCCGCCGTGATGTCAGAGGCATATCGGCGCAATATTCGCATACCCGATGATATTAGCATTGTGGGATTTGACGATTCCCCCATCGCATCGGTAATCAGCCCGCAATTAACAACATTGCGCCAACCATTGGAGGCATTGGCACAACGCGCGGTGCGTTTATTGCATGATAATTTGTCGATGATGTCGGGGGGGCAAAAAATACTTACCCTGGAGCATGAGTTAATAATCCGTAGCTCCTCCGGCCCGATGGCATAA
- a CDS encoding GNAT family N-acetyltransferase yields MADNLAQNLSLRTYDSIDGGYEDISPRGGAQISAAPPPHYISRIMHFEELNCQFGHEWDDLEKKAVEPNCFYSRWAMAASLPHFDITKKIRFFTLWLYENADPEDAKLCALVPIEPMYQYGKYPIIHWQNWLHHNIFAGSPLVLEDATEAFWEAILKKFDRQMGLSLFLHINLMQSNGPLARALRAVSSRKGRHTAMVWQESRAMLIKGQTPENYYENVVRSKKRKELRRQANRLKELGECKFIRCDINDPLLVQNWIDDFLKIESAGWKGANGSALNTHPDSLAFFHDIIIKAAFEGKAELLSLTLKGEPIAMLVNLFSGEGCFSFKTTYDEQYYKYSPGVLLQIENLLLLNRDNFQWCDSCAVEGHPMIDSLWSDKRSMGRFSIAIGGPIKQAIFSLLRRVEDYKSGKAAPRFDIINQA; encoded by the coding sequence ATGGCCGATAATTTGGCACAAAATTTGTCGTTGCGGACATATGATAGTATAGACGGGGGATATGAAGATATTTCGCCGCGCGGCGGCGCACAAATATCTGCTGCCCCGCCACCTCACTATATCAGCCGGATTATGCATTTTGAGGAATTAAACTGCCAATTTGGCCATGAATGGGATGATTTGGAAAAAAAGGCGGTTGAACCAAATTGTTTTTACAGCAGATGGGCCATGGCGGCTTCTTTACCGCATTTTGATATTACAAAGAAAATTCGTTTTTTCACCCTTTGGCTATATGAAAATGCCGACCCTGAAGACGCAAAATTATGTGCCTTAGTGCCCATAGAGCCGATGTATCAATATGGTAAATATCCCATCATTCATTGGCAAAATTGGCTGCATCATAATATTTTTGCTGGCTCGCCATTGGTTTTGGAGGATGCGACAGAGGCATTTTGGGAAGCGATACTTAAAAAATTTGACCGCCAAATGGGGTTATCATTATTTTTGCATATCAATTTAATGCAAAGCAATGGCCCATTGGCGCGGGCGTTGCGCGCGGTTTCATCGCGAAAGGGCCGCCATACCGCCATGGTATGGCAGGAAAGTCGGGCCATGTTGATAAAGGGACAGACGCCCGAAAATTATTATGAAAATGTCGTGCGTTCCAAAAAACGTAAGGAATTACGCCGCCAAGCCAATCGATTAAAAGAATTGGGGGAATGTAAATTTATTAGATGCGATATTAACGATCCCTTATTGGTTCAAAATTGGATTGATGATTTTCTGAAGATAGAATCTGCAGGATGGAAGGGCGCAAATGGGTCTGCATTAAATACGCACCCCGATAGTTTGGCGTTTTTCCATGATATAATCATCAAAGCCGCATTTGAAGGAAAGGCGGAATTATTATCGCTTACCCTAAAGGGAGAACCAATAGCCATGTTGGTGAACCTATTTTCTGGCGAAGGCTGTTTCTCCTTCAAAACCACCTATGATGAGCAATATTATAAATATTCACCCGGTGTGCTGTTGCAAATTGAAAATCTTTTATTGTTAAACCGTGATAATTTCCAATGGTGCGATAGCTGCGCAGTAGAGGGGCATCCGATGATTGATAGTCTATGGAGTGATAAGCGCAGCATGGGGCGGTTTTCCATTGCAATTGGTGGGCCAATAAAACAGGCGATTTTTTCTCTATTAAGACGGGTGGAGGATTATAAATCGGGCAAGGCTGCGCCGCGATTTGATATAATCAATCAAGCATAA